Sequence from the Bubalus kerabau isolate K-KA32 ecotype Philippines breed swamp buffalo chromosome 17, PCC_UOA_SB_1v2, whole genome shotgun sequence genome:
CAGAATTTGATTCTGAAGATCTGGGTGAGACCCAAGAATTTGGATCTTTTTATCAAGTTCCCCAgggatggtgctgctgctggtggtctGGAGATGATACATCAAGAACTACTTATTTAAAAATCCAGCCAACCAAGAATATTGTGCAACTGTATTCTATCTGGAGATACGTATTCTATTCCTGGAGGTACACATTCTTCATCATGagcaaataaaactttattggaaCATGATATATAGTATCATGATAAAGAATATGCATTTTCAGGAGTAGAATATAGGtaacatgtttttctttctttggggggagggtgggccatgctgcctggcatgtgggatctttgttccctgactagggattgaatctgcaccccctgcaagggaagcatggagtcttaaacactggacctccaggggagTCCCCTCCAGCTCATTTTCTATTCTGGGGCATGTGCCTTAAgcggtggtggttgttgtttagtcattaagttgttcCGACTCTATCCACTCAGaataagggattcctgcccctTCCAATTTGCACAGCATTGCCATGGAGGTCTGTGCTAGCCTGTTCACAGGCTGAGCGCTTTCAGTGATGGTGAGGCTGATATACCTGAGATACTTCAGATTACATTTGGGGTTCCTCAAGACCTCACACAACGGGGGAAGCATGTCATTCTGGTCGTTTCCTTGAAGGGTCAGATGTGTTAAAGTCTTGTGACCACCAAAAGCCATGCAGAAGTTCCGATAAGTGTCAGCTGGGGAAATATTTTTGAGGCTAGGGAAAAGAACAGGTGTTAGCTTGAGTTTGTATACCTACACTGCATACACATAGAATAAAGAGCTGCCATGGGCTTAAGtgttagaattaatttttttcatatctttacCTTTATTGACATACTGTTCACAGATAAACCTGTGTATATTTAAAGCATATGACTCCATGTTTTGATATACAAGTACCTTGTGAAGTCACCCCTACTATCAAGCCACCACTGCACATAGatccccttccttcttttcttctgtggTGAGGACACTTATGGTGAActgtcttagcaaatttcaagtattcaCAGTGTTAGCAGTCATCACATTGGTGTCCATCAGGTCACCAGAACTTACCATCTTGCATAGCTGAAACTTTGTGCTGTTTAATGAACAGCTCATTACAATTAGAAGCtcgagtttcatttttttttaaagcaggaaaGAATTTTAATTATCCAATTCTTCtcatagaagaaaaagatctGAGCTGTTAGTAGCTGTCATGtcatagatggatagatggatagacagacagacagatgataGATCTTATGAAAGTAGAAGCTCCAATTTCTTTGGTTGTTTCAAACTTTTGCCGAAGGGAAGTCAGTCATAAGCAGTCATTTTAGACAAAAGCTGTTCTCCTATGGCTTTTTGAGAAAGATAAGGCAGCATCTCTTTTTCTTGAAGTGTTACCAATGGGTGCATTTCAACAATGCTATGTTCTTGATGACAAAATTATAATGGAGGAATCACAGTTCAGGTATTCACAATTGGACTGGTGGCTACTGGGAATCTGGTCTTAGACACCTCTCTGCGTCACTGAGAACTTGAACTTTCTTAAAAAGCCCAAAGACACCACCCTCCAACCCCACCCTTATGGTCTCTCTAATCTCCCCTTGTAACTATGTAACCATTTCAAACCCCAAGCAATCCTTGCTCAAGGAGCACTCTTACTTCTTGCCAGCTCCAATTATAATTCTTGATAAACAACTCAGGTAACTGACTGTAACACTGCATTTTCTGCTTTATAAACCTCCTCAATTTTGTAGTCATGGGGAACACAGTTTAAACATTtcctgaatctgtgtctcttgggcTGTGGTCCTAAATAACCCCAAATCAGCACCTTTTAATCTCAATCAAGTCTCCATTTCTGAAATGTTGGTTAACAGCCTGCTGAATACTTTGACTCCAATGAATGCTCTTGGGCTTAGAATCAGGAATGCAGAGCCAATAAAACCCAAAGTGGGAAGAGCTCTTATTTCTCTGTGtcgagaaagaaaaataccaaaagaGGACTAGCTACACAAACGAACCTCAGGTCCAGGAAAACTTTAACTAAAATGCTATCCTAGGGGGCAAAATGTGATAAGCTTGGACATGCCCTGGAAGTTTTAATGCAGGGACTAGCTGCTACTTACACCACTTTCTGGAGACTAGATGCAGCAGAGGCTATTTTTTCGCAAAGAATTCTCACTGAAGAGGTACTGAGGAAGCTCTGACTGATGTCCAGAAACAGCAGATTCCTGCTTGAGTCAAACACAGAACAAAGATCCATCCAGAGAGGGAGCATGTGTTGCTCATTCTGGGACCTATGGGAAAGAGACAAAGGAGGGACTTAACAAATACTGCTGGAGAGAAAAGTGGCATTTGTCTGTCTTCGTGAATGTGTTTCAGGTTGCTCTAtgcattattgttgtttagttgctcgattgtcttctactctttgtgatcctatggactgtagcctgcccagctccttgtccatgggatctcccaggcaagaatattggacggggctggcatccccttctccaggggatcttcctgaccgagggatcgaacctgcatcccctgaactggcaggtggattatttactactgagccacctgggaggccctaatAAGAAATTATAACTCTAAAAGTTGGGTGATTTAATTATTTAGCACAAGTATCATACAGCCCAATATCTAAGACATATTACTGGAGAAAGAACTTGAACTTCTCACATGTCAACCTAACAGAGCCTTAAAATAAGTCAAAATTCTAGCCATATCATTGATCAAAGATTGAGAGCAATATACATCATTGATAAACACTTAAGAGTAGGTGTACACATCAACTGAGGTTATTTGGATATTTGATGGCAAATCCATATACATAATATTCAAGCTAATTTATAACCACATTTGCTGACCTAAGATGATGCCcataaaattttgagaaaatacaGTCTTTAAGTGGTTGCATATTCATGTACAAAGATTTCTCAAAGAATGGTTATTTTGTTCTGGTGATTGGTTTTGAGTGGAAGGATTTTAGCAGAGGAAAGATataggagtcctgggttcaatccctgtgtcaggaagatcccgtggagtaggaaatggcaacccacttcagtattcttgcctgggaaatcccatggacagaggagtctggtgggctatagtccatgggatcgcaaaagagtcagacacaactcagtgactaaacaaagaTTTAGATAAATTAATATGCTAGCCTGTCAAAACATttgagagaaagaaggagaaaaattagAATATGAATATAAATGGATCCATAAGGTAGAGAAATGCTGATGTCAAGTTATCATGGTCCTAACACTTCCTGGAAGTAAATCAAGCTTATGACTTCACCAAGTGGTGAAGGAAAGTGAGAGAATGTTAAGggaatatgtaaaacagacaccTCCACCAGGGGGCTAATGAGGGCATTTTATTCTAGTTCAACATATATACATGAAGATTTCAGACACAGATTTCAGATAACAACGTAGAAGGGAGGAAGAGGTGAGTTGATAAGATGAATATCAGTATGTTGACAGGTATTACACATCACTGTGAGGTAGAGATTTTAGATTGTGACCACAGGACTTTATAAGCCAATAGACTTGAGCTCTAATCCCAGCCAAACACTCTTTTCTGAAGCCAGTATCTTCATCTTAACATGGAAGGTGACCTGTTTCTATTAGGTGCCAAGTTAGAAGTATTTGGAAACTGCACATGATCTCAGTTGATGTTATTTGTGCCTAAATTGAAAATAGAAAGATTCATAACTGGCCATCTCATTATCTAAGTCTGTCAGGTGAAGTTCCTGGGAGGAGAGTCTCCGTGATCATGGGTGAGGTGTGGTGTTCAGAAACTTGGATTCAACTCCTAACTCCATCTTTAATGCTTTTCTAGAAGTCATGCCCCAAATGGGACCACCATGTTATACATCTTCCCAAATCTACACAGCCAACCTGCAGACTGAAACAGGTGGAGACATTTGCAAAAGATGGTTTGGCTAAAGGAAAATGGAGGTGGGTCTCCAAAGAAGGTCTGGTTCCAAAGTCCCCATTTCTAATGCTATCATACCTCCTGCCTTGAATGTTAGGTTGGCAGGACACAAGGCCACAAAAGGCCACTTACTGACCTTAAGCAAGAGGGAGCAAGACACACTGGCTTTTTCTTAATGAACCATGGAATAAGCAAAAGATAGGAGAACTAGCTGGGTGAAAAATGAGTTCTCACCTTTCAACCTGAGTGCCTGATTCCAGTGTGGTATCATTATCCAGGAATATCCCCTCTTCTACCTGCAGTGAAAGTTTCTGCAAGTTTCCACAGTGCTTGAGGCAGAATGATGAGTGCACGACATccgttttatttttcaaatgcagGGACATCTCCTTAACTTGGGCCATGGCATCTTTCACAAGCTGCTCCTCCTGAGACTCGTAGAGACAGCTCAGAACCTCCTTCGTGTCCATCATGGAAAAGGATTTCTTCCCATGGGGCATCAATGTGTATTTCAGTAGCTCCCGCTTGATCTCCGTTGATACCAGACAGCCGAAAGTCGTCTCCAGCTCCATGGCCCTTCTTTCGTTGCAGAGGCCAAACAGGAAGTACCCGACGTGGGTCAGGCTGGGGTTCTTCAGCCTTTCCTCCTTGGACAGCAGTTTCCCCACATCCCCAACGTGCCACCTGTGGCCGCCCAGCCCTTCCTCCTCTTGCTCTTCCGGCTCCAAGACATAGAACATGGCGGCCAGAAACTGCTGGACGCTGAGATGGATGAAAGAGTAGCAGGCCTCGCCATCTTCACTCTTCTGGAGAATATTCCCGTCCAGGAAAGGACAGAGGGCAGACGGGTCCACCCCAAGTCGCCTGAGGTCTTCCCCATCGAACACAGAGCTCCGTGTCCACACGCCCTCAGCAGCCAAGAGGCACAGGGGCTTGAGCGGAGCCTGGAGGTCCCGCCTGGGGCCGCCGCTGTGCGGTGGGGGGAAGCGGCTGCAGAGGAAGTGCAGGAACAGGGCCGTGGTCGTCCTGCAGGTGGCGGCGGGGTCCTGCCCCCTCTCCATCTGCTGTCTCAGGCAGGTGCAGACCATCCAGCACACGGAGGGCGCCGAGCCCAGCTGGAACAGAGCCGCGTTGTTCTTCATCAAGTTGAAAGCTCGCAgggcctgactctcctcttcAAAGTGTTTCAGGAAATACGCCTTCCGGTCCTCCTCCAAGAATCCCTCGATCTCTATGAAGAGCGGCTGTTCTGTTAAGAGCCGCAGCTCCCGCAGGGCTCCCGGTCGGGTGGTGATGAGTAAGGTGGCCTTGGGTAGCATCTTTCTCTTCAGTAAACTCCCCAGGAGGACGGGCACcggcttctgcttcttccagtcgCCACATATGTCGTGGATGAGTGCCCCCGAGGGGACCTTCAGCTCATCAAAACTGTCGAGGATGAACAGGACTTTCTGTGCCCGGGCCAGGATCGCCGGTATGTCGTCCTGCACATGTGGCCAGTTGGCAGATATCAGCTCTGCAAAGGTGCACGTCCCCCTGTGGTTGAGCCCCTTGCAGCTGAGGTAGAAGGCGAAGTTGAAGGTCTCTGCCAGGTTGTCCTGTGTCCAGTCCAGCATCAGTTTCTTTGCCAGCATGGTTTTCCCAACACCAGCAGGACCGTGCAGCACCACAGTGTGTGGGAATGGCCCAGCCAGCATTTTAGGATTACAGAATGGGATCAGGGTCTCATATCTTTGGGTGACAATACAAACATCTTCACTGAATCTGGGCCAGAAGTTCTTCCAGCGTTGATAGAACTTCTTTTtcaatatatttctgtatttatctTGTTTATCTTCAGTGATAAGAGTCAGGGGATAGAAAGAATATAGTTGGTTATTCATTTGGGAGATGATGCTTTGTTTTaagcaggaaagggaaaaagaaatgaggtTTATAAAGAACCACCCAACACCAAACTCACTCCAGGTAGAGAGGACAGACCTGGCTTTTCTCCTTCCaaatcttctttcatttcttgtaGGTTTGTGACATCTTCTTCCTGTACTTGGGCCAGCTCtgcaaaatacaaattaaagtgAGCTTGACACAGAACCGGtgtacttcttcttcttcttcttctttttttttttttttttttaccagaaatAGGGTGTTAAAGTAGACTCCAAGGAGTCCAGAATCTAAGTTTTTTGCCCACAGTGTATGCTGGGATGTGTAAAGTTGGGTTTATAGTGATGAAGATAGCAAGTGAGTCCCTAAACCAAGTTGCATGCCTCTACCCTGTGGAACCATAACAAGAAATGCTGCCTCTATCACAACTCAATGTTGTTTATTGAAATTATTTGTCTATCTTTTCCAAGGGACTAGAAGAAGTGCCCAGAAAACAGGTAATGGATCTTCCCCATAATAGTCTCAAGTCATTATAGGAGCTCAAGTATTAAAGTACAGGAAACTCATAAGTATGCACCCAAGATAAATGGGCATGTGTCTATACAAAGACTTGCACCCTCTATACAAAGAGTGCGCATGGCAGCGTTATTCAAGACAGTCAATGAATAGATATGATTCAAACTTCCCTTCCCTGATGAATGAGCAACCCAAACATTTTATATCCactcaatagaatattactcagcaacaaaaaggaatggTTCAGTGACAcgtgtaacaacatggatgaatctcaaaagcattttttttggaaagttgctcagttgtgtcaaactctttgtgaccccatggacatacagtccatggaattctccagaatactggagtgggttgccatgcccttgtcctggggatcttcccaacctagggactgaacccaggtctcccacattgtaggcagattctttaccagctgagccacaagggaagcccaagaatactggagtgggtagcctatcccttcttcagcagatctttccaacctaggaattgaactggggtctcctgtattgtaggtggattctttaccaactgagccatcagggaagcccccaaaacctCAAAAATGTTattgtaagtaaaaaaaaaaaaaagacacaaagacCCCATATATTCAGAAAAGGAGAATCTAGAGAGACAAAAAAACTAATGGCTGCCTGGACTTGGGGGATAGAGACCAGGGAACAGTTACACATGGACAAGAAGGATCtttatggaggtgatggaaagatTGTAAAATTGAATACTGGTGATTTTTGTACAACTCAGTAAATTGACTAAAAGTTATTAACAGGTAcacttaaaatgaatgaaatttatgatacataaattatacttcaatagagCTGTTGAAGCAGACTTGAGAGTGAGATTAATGTTAAACTGGCCTCCACATTAGTTGAGGCAAATCAGCTACCTACAGTAGGTCTCAATTTTCTAATCTGTGAGTTGATACTATCAAAGTTGTCTGAACAATTGGCAAAATCTAAGAAAATTCTATACGACATACTCCTAATTTTCCATGAACTGAATTCTGGCTTTCCCAAATGTTTATTTCCCCCTTTATCCTTACATAATAGGAATAAGACAGGGAGGAAGGCATTCTCCATGAGACAACTGGGAACGatgaatcagttcagtccagtcactcagtcgtgtctgactctttgtgaccgcatggactgcagcatgccaggcttccctgtccatcaccaactccaagagcctattcaaactcatgtctaccgagttggtgatgccatccagccatctcattctgtcgtcctcttctcctgccttcaatctgccttcagcatcagggtcttttcaaatgagtcagttctttgtatcaggcggccaaaggatggaagtttcagcttcagccatcagtccttccagtgaatattcaggactgatttcctttaggatggactggttggatctccttgaagtccaagggactctcaagagtcttctccaacaccacagttcaaaaacatcaattctttgatgctcagctttctttatagtccaactctcacattcatacatgactaccgggaaaaccatatctttgactagatggacttttgttggcaaagtaatgtctctgctttttaatatgctgtctaggttgactaTGAACATGTCTAGGGGActatgacagagaaggcaatggcaccctactccagtactcttgcctggaaaatcccatggatggaggagcctggtgggctgcagtccatggggtcgctaagagtcagacatgactgagcgacttcactttcacttttcactttcatgcattggagaaggaaatggcaacccactccagtattcttgcctggagaatcacagggacagcggagcctggtgggctgccgtctatggggtcgcaaagaatcagacacgactgaagtgacttagcagcagcagcagcaggggactaTGAATAGTGGTGAAATAAAGTTAGAGAGAGATGAGGTTCCCCCGAAGAGTGGGAGAGGACAGACAGGAAGGGTCCACTTCAGTTAGTTTACTCCAACATTGGATGTCCTAAGATTAACCTGGCTCTTCGTCTTCCTCTTCTCCTAAATGCTGCTGTGTTTGTTCTGGGTTTTCACATTTTGTTATCCCTGAAGAAAAGGGAGGGTGTTATGGTCTTGCCACTATGCCAGTATTGAAGCTTCTGTTTATAAAAGAGTGGGATTTCAAGAAGTTTCAAGTTCAACAATTGGGTCTCAATGTCTAGGCCCAGATTACATGAAAAGGGTGTTATTGAGGTTCTGGAGATAAAATTAAAGTGTCAGGCCATGATCTCAGGGCCGTTTCTGACAACTGAATTCCTGTGCAGTTAAGAGGTGGGCACATAAAGACAATGGCTCTTTCCTGGGGGCATCAAAAAACCTTCAAGACAAATTCCCTAGTTTCTGACAAGGTATATAAAGTTACATAGTCCTAGGATGCAACCTTGGAACAGGGAGAAGTCATACAGGAGAAGAAATACTTCGAGTGCAACATGGATAATAAAGAggtgagggagttccctggtggtccagtggttgggattaTGAGCTTTAGTGCTgaggacctgagttcaatccctggtcaggaagctaggaCCTCAAAGGCAAAACAAAAGAAGAGGTGAGTGTGTGGAACTTCTGAAAACGTATCCAGGTGGCAACAGGATATGAGTATCTGAAGTTCAGGCAAATGCTGAAGATGTCTCCTGGAGAGTCCTTGGCATGTAAATAGCCAGTAAGACTCCAAGTGAGCCTTCCAGGATAAGTATACAGCATGAAAAATGGCCAACCAACCATTCATTTTGCAGATTAAACAGGagagcaggggctctggggaAAAAATGTTAGTATACAGGTGATGTCATGTTGCCAAGAGTTAaggttttttttaaggatttttttttaatgtggaccacttttatgaagtctttaatgaatttattacaatattgcttctgtgttatgttttgtttttttggccattaaAGTAtgtggggatcgaacctgcatctcctgccttaaggtgaagtcttaaccactgaaccatcagggaagtccccaagagaAAGATTTTTAGACAAGGAACTCTCTGATGCTAGTTTAGttaaaacattaaattaaatATCAACTTTGAGGCTGGTACTATTCCTTAAAGCATTGCCAAATGTCCTCTCTAACAGATCATTAGCTTACTTTTGAATTTAGATCATAACTGTAGGACATTTAACATATTTGTGTATCAATAGAAGCAGTTAGATTTTTGGTAGGGGGATTATGTCTTCACTTTTCAAACCAGCCCCCAGTCTACAATTACCTTGAACCagagttatttttaaagatactgGGGATATCAAGAGAAGATAATGTTGAAAATCACAAATTCAAAAATCCTTTTTGGCCAGGACtagcaaactttttaaaaatcccctcTGCAAAGGAGCAGATAGTGAAGATTTTCTGTTTTATGCACAATATAGTTTGTTGCAATTACTCATGTCTGCCCTTGTGGGGCAGAAGCAGTCATAGGTAATATAATATATAAGCAAATGACTATGCTGTGtacaaataagtttatttatattaatatgtagttaaatttgaatttcacatgATTTTCATAGgccataaaatatttctttttttaaaaaaattatttatcggCTGTATTGGATcttggggtttccctgatagctcagttggtaaagaatccacctgcaatgcgggagacccaggttcgattcctgcgtcagaaagatcccctggagaagggatcagctacctactccagtattatggcctggagaattccatggactatatagtccatggggctgcaaagagttggacatgactgagtgactttcagttgggtcttagttgtgacgtgtgggatctagttcccagcctagggattgaaccctagccccctgcattgacagcatggagtcttagctactcaaaaaccaaggaagtccctgtaaaGTATTCTTTTGATCTTCCTagccatttaaaaatgcaaataccaTTCTTAGCTTGTGAAGAAGTGacgtaaagtcgctcagttgtatccgactctttgcgactccatggactatagcctataaggctcctctgtccacggaattttccaggcaagagtactggagtgggttgccatttccttctccaggggatcttcccgacccaaggatcgaaggATCTACAAAAGCACATGGTGGGCTGGATTTGCTTTGGAAGCCATGGTTTGCCAACCCTGGTTTTAGGACCATCTAAAATTCAGCCTATTCAGATTCCAAGAGGAAGTTCACTCTCTCATGTTTGTGTGTATTTACTGATTTCTGGCATAAACATTGCCTCATTGTAGCTTTCAATGTCTTACTGTTGCCCACCTGTATGACAGCAGAGGTGAGGTCTTCTGTATCTTTGCATTCCTACTGCTCAGCATGATGTGTTTTCTAATTAAAACAATCCTGAATTCTAAAATCTCACTTTTAGATAAAGTGAGATTGTGAATGAGGTGACTTACCTAACGATGGAGGCTTATTTTCCTGAAGTGACTTCAAAGCTGTTTctgaaaaaataggaagaaattaGCACTTTTCAGAGCCCAGAACTTTGTAGTTG
This genomic interval carries:
- the LOC129632424 gene encoding NACHT, LRR and PYD domains-containing protein 2-like isoform X2 is translated as MEQGLGIGEVSDEMNRMDLSERAKDELRETALKSLQENKPPSLGITKCENPEQTQQHLGEEEDEEPELAQVQEEDVTNLQEMKEDLEGEKPDKQDKYRNILKKKFYQRWKNFWPRFSEDVCIVTQRYETLIPFCNPKMLAGPFPHTVVLHGPAGVGKTMLAKKLMLDWTQDNLAETFNFAFYLSCKGLNHRGTCTFAELISANWPHVQDDIPAILARAQKVLFILDSFDELKVPSGALIHDICGDWKKQKPVPVLLGSLLKRKMLPKATLLITTRPGALRELRLLTEQPLFIEIEGFLEEDRKAYFLKHFEEESQALRAFNLMKNNAALFQLGSAPSVCWMVCTCLRQQMERGQDPAATCRTTTALFLHFLCSRFPPPHSGGPRRDLQAPLKPLCLLAAEGVWTRSSVFDGEDLRRLGVDPSALCPFLDGNILQKSEDGEACYSFIHLSVQQFLAAMFYVLEPEEQEEEGLGGHRWHVGDVGKLLSKEERLKNPSLTHVGYFLFGLCNERRAMELETTFGCLVSTEIKRELLKYTLMPHGKKSFSMMDTKEVLSCLYESQEEQLVKDAMAQVKEMSLHLKNKTDVVHSSFCLKHCGNLQKLSLQVEEGIFLDNDTTLESGTQVERSQNEQHMLPLWMDLCSVFDSSRNLLFLDISQSFLSTSSVRILCEKIASAASSLQKVVLKNISPADTYRNFCMAFGGHKTLTHLTLQGNDQNDMLPPLCEVLRNPKCNLKYLRLVSCSATTQQWADLSCCLKTNQSLTCLNLTANEFLDEGAKLLYMTLRYPTCFLQRLSLENCQLTEAYCKDLSSALIVNQRLTHLCLAKNALGDRGVKLLCEGLTYPECQLQTLVLWCCNITSDGCIHLSTLLQQNSSLTHLDLGLNHIGIIGLKFLCEALKKPLCKLRCLWLWGCAITPFSCAELSSALRSNQNLITLDLGQNSLGSSGVNMLCDALKLQSCPLQTLRLKIDESDAQIQKLLREMKESNPQLTIESDHRDPKDNRPSSHDFIF
- the LOC129632424 gene encoding NACHT, LRR and PYD domains-containing protein 2-like isoform X1, with amino-acid sequence MEQGLGIGEVSDEMNRMDLSERAKDELRETALKSLQENKPPSLGITKCENPEQTQQHLGEEEDEEPELAQVQEEDVTNLQEMKEDLEGEKPDKQDKYRNILKKKFYQRWKNFWPRFSEDVCIVTQRYETLIPFCNPKMLAGPFPHTVVLHGPAGVGKTMLAKKLMLDWTQDNLAETFNFAFYLSCKGLNHRGTCTFAELISANWPHVQDDIPAILARAQKVLFILDSFDELKVPSGALIHDICGDWKKQKPVPVLLGSLLKRKMLPKATLLITTRPGALRELRLLTEQPLFIEIEGFLEEDRKAYFLKHFEEESQALRAFNLMKNNAALFQLGSAPSVCWMVCTCLRQQMERGQDPAATCRTTTALFLHFLCSRFPPPHSGGPRRDLQAPLKPLCLLAAEGVWTRSSVFDGEDLRRLGVDPSALCPFLDGNILQKSEDGEACYSFIHLSVQQFLAAMFYVLEPEEQEEEGLGGHRWHVGDVGKLLSKEERLKNPSLTHVGYFLFGLCNERRAMELETTFGCLVSTEIKRELLKYTLMPHGKKSFSMMDTKEVLSCLYESQEEQLVKDAMAQVKEMSLHLKNKTDVVHSSFCLKHCGNLQKLSLQVEEGIFLDNDTTLESGTQVERSQNEQHMLPLWMDLCSVFDSSRNLLFLDISQSFLSTSSVRILCEKIASAASSLQKVVLKNISPADTYRNFCMAFGGHKTLTHLTLQGNDQNDMLPPLCEVLRNPKCNLKYLRLVSCSATTQQWADLSCCLKTNQSLTCLNLTANEFLDEGAKLLYMTLRYPTCFLQRLSLENCQLTEAYCKDLSSALIVNQRLTHLCLAKNALGDRGVKLLCEGLTYPECQLQTLVLWCCNITSDGCIHLSTLLQQNSSLTHLDLGLNHIGIIGLKFLCEALKKPLCKLRCLWLWGCAITPFSCAELSSALRSNQNLITLDLGQNSLGSSGVNMLCDALKLQSCPLQTLREDESKETKTQPGNQEAGLRVCLPEGELRWPAIVSLGKWNHSSSMVFLESLFVDCISYRGPVGQCQT
- the LOC129632424 gene encoding NACHT, LRR and PYD domains-containing protein 2-like isoform X3, whose product is MEQGLGIGEVSDEMNRMDLSERAKDELRETALKSLQENKPPSLELAQVQEEDVTNLQEMKEDLEGEKPDKQDKYRNILKKKFYQRWKNFWPRFSEDVCIVTQRYETLIPFCNPKMLAGPFPHTVVLHGPAGVGKTMLAKKLMLDWTQDNLAETFNFAFYLSCKGLNHRGTCTFAELISANWPHVQDDIPAILARAQKVLFILDSFDELKVPSGALIHDICGDWKKQKPVPVLLGSLLKRKMLPKATLLITTRPGALRELRLLTEQPLFIEIEGFLEEDRKAYFLKHFEEESQALRAFNLMKNNAALFQLGSAPSVCWMVCTCLRQQMERGQDPAATCRTTTALFLHFLCSRFPPPHSGGPRRDLQAPLKPLCLLAAEGVWTRSSVFDGEDLRRLGVDPSALCPFLDGNILQKSEDGEACYSFIHLSVQQFLAAMFYVLEPEEQEEEGLGGHRWHVGDVGKLLSKEERLKNPSLTHVGYFLFGLCNERRAMELETTFGCLVSTEIKRELLKYTLMPHGKKSFSMMDTKEVLSCLYESQEEQLVKDAMAQVKEMSLHLKNKTDVVHSSFCLKHCGNLQKLSLQVEEGIFLDNDTTLESGTQVERSQNEQHMLPLWMDLCSVFDSSRNLLFLDISQSFLSTSSVRILCEKIASAASSLQKVVLKNISPADTYRNFCMAFGGHKTLTHLTLQGNDQNDMLPPLCEVLRNPKCNLKYLRLVSCSATTQQWADLSCCLKTNQSLTCLNLTANEFLDEGAKLLYMTLRYPTCFLQRLSLENCQLTEAYCKDLSSALIVNQRLTHLCLAKNALGDRGVKLLCEGLTYPECQLQTLVLWCCNITSDGCIHLSTLLQQNSSLTHLDLGLNHIGIIGLKFLCEALKKPLCKLRCLWLWGCAITPFSCAELSSALRSNQNLITLDLGQNSLGSSGVNMLCDALKLQSCPLQTLREDESKETKTQPGNQEAGLRVCLPEGELRWPAIVSLGKWNHSSSMVFLESLFVDCISYRGPVGQCQT
- the LOC129632424 gene encoding NACHT, LRR and PYD domains-containing protein 2-like isoform X4, whose translation is MEQGLGIGEVSDEMNRMDLSERAKDELRETALKSLQENKPPSLGITKCENPEQTQQHLGEEEDEEPELAQVQEEDVTNLQEMKEDLEGEKPDKQDKYRNILKKKFYQRWKNFWPRFSEDVCIVTQRYETLIPFCNPKMLAGPFPHTVVLHGPAGVGKTMLAKKLMLDWTQDNLAETFNFAFYLSCKGLNHRGTCTFAELISANWPHVQDDIPAILARAQKVLFILDSFDELKVPSGALIHDICGDWKKQKPVPVLLGSLLKRKMLPKATLLITTRPGALRELRLLTEQPLFIEIEGFLEEDRKAYFLKHFEEESQALRAFNLMKNNAALFQLGSAPSVCWMVCTCLRQQMERGQDPAATCRTTTALFLHFLCSRFPPPHSGGPRRDLQAPLKPLCLLAAEGVWTRSSVFDGEDLRRLGVDPSALCPFLDGNILQKSEDGEACYSFIHLSVQQFLAAMFYVLEPEEQEEEGLGGHRWHVGDVGKLLSKEERLKNPSLTHVGYFLFGLCNERRAMELETTFGCLVSTEIKRELLKYTLMPHGKKSFSMMDTKEVLSCLYESQEEQLVKDAMAQVKEMSLHLKNKTDVVHSSFCLKHCGNLQKLSLQVEEGIFLDNDTTLESGTQVERSQNEQHMLPLWMDLCSVFDSSRNLLFLDISQSFLSTSSVRILCEKIASAASSLQKVVLKNISPADTYRNFCMAFGGHKTLTHLTLQGNDQNDMLPPLCEVLRNPKCNLKYLRLVSCSATTQQWADLSCCLKTNQSLTCLNLTANEFLDEGAKLLYMTLRYPTCFLQRLSLENCQLTEAYCKDLSSALIVNQRLTHLCLAKNALGDRGVKLLCEGLTYPECQLQTLVLWCCNITSDGCIHLSTLLQQNSSLTHLDLGLNHIGIIGLKFLCEALKKPLCKLRCLWLKIDESDAQIQKLLREMKESNPQLTIESDHRDPKDNRPSSHDFIF